The Epinephelus lanceolatus isolate andai-2023 chromosome 14, ASM4190304v1, whole genome shotgun sequence genome has a window encoding:
- the nmi gene encoding N-myc-interactor, which yields MADICNNRPINGKMDGGAEEEGSELKVAKMELEKWKTQAEKADDVKARLILEKLEEDEAKTKAQQEMIACVKKQEECQKEFTQSMDTVQEEILKLGKRRQDLLDKVKRCQAELEAKRVESTQLKQKFKIYAQIPDTEVKFSRQNKEEGDDDSQPITGVFAISQRPTVLLQGGQALITFEEEKVASQILKIAKCTVSCENMTLDVKPKRITMDPAVKFEVHLDVSRKELKLSNVPPSMPEERIKDRLEMSFSRPSRGGGEVESVEYDKNTGTGQITFLLPGVAERLALRGSYHVDLDSEVNMQVGPSYKYELRKFQTFCGAPRRTILLDDIKDKEDEEDLQDHLEIHFQKPSNYGGEIESIKYISKGKTLQAFFSED from the exons ACTCAAGCAGAGAAAGCTGATGATGTCAAAGCCAGGCTGATACTGGAAAAACTGGAAGAAGATGAAGCCAAGACAAAGGCCCAGCAGGAGATGATTGCTTGTGTTAAAAAGCAAGAGGAGTGTCAGAAGGAATTCACTCAGAGCATGGACACAGTGCAG GAGGAAATCCTGAAGCTTGGTAAGCGCAGACAGGATTTGCTGGACAAAGTAAAGAGATGTCAAGCTGAATTAGAGGCCAAGAGGGTTGAGTCCACCCAACTGAAGCAGAAATTTAAG ATCTATGCCCAGATTCCAGACACAGAAGTGAAGTTCAGCCGTCAGAATAAAGAGGAGGGGGATGATGacagtcagccaatcacaggAGTGTTTGCCATCAGCCAGAGACCCACTGTGCTTCTGCAGGGAGGACAGGCACTCATCACCTTTGAAGAAGAGAAAG tggccTCGCAGATCCTGAAGATTGCCAAGTGTACTGTGTCTTGTGAGAACATGACTTTGGATGTGAAACCAAAAAGAATAACCATGGatcctgctgtaaagtttgag GTCCACCTTGATGTTTCCAGAAAGGAGCTCAAGCTTTCCAATGTCCCCCCCTCCATGCCAGAGGAGAGAATAAAGGACCGACTGGAAATGAGTTTCTCCAGGCCCagcagaggagggggagaggtgGAGAGTGTGGAGTACGACAAGAACACTGGGACCGGACAGATCACCTTCCTTCTCCCTGGAG ttgctgAGAGGCTGGCACTGAGAGGAAGTTACCATGTGGATCTGGACTCTGAAGTGAACATGCAGGTTGGACCCAGTTACAAATACGAGCTGCGCAAGTTTCAG ACATTCTGTGGCGCTCCAAGGCGTACCATCCTCCTGGATGACATCAAGGAcaaggaggacgaggaggaccTGCAGGACCATCTGGAAATCCACTTCCAGAAGCCCAGCAACTATGGTGGTGAGATCGAGAGCATCAAGTACATCTCCAAGGGGAAGACTCTGCAAGCCTTTTTCTCTGAGGACTGA